The DNA segment aaaaaagttgatttTCTATTATTTATTCTACTACTTCAAATGAGAAATCCTAAATGAACATGTCTGTACGTATATTGCGTGTTTTGTGCGTCATTTTACAGCGTTTTGTGATTGAGTGGATAGATTAATCTTGTTCAGCAATTGCTACAagtcttttttcaatattctcAGCATTCAAGGTGAAAAACTTGTCCTTAATGGCGACACCGACCTCCAAGTcgttctttgaaaattcagTACCTAATGCGTCAATCATATGGGTGATGGCAAACTCGACCACCTTTTCCCACGATTCTTCTTTAATATGGTCAATTTTGCTCTTCTTGAAATGGTTTTCCAAGTTTGTCGTgatttcttgttgttttGGTCCTGTTGCAGTGGCTTTATAGCCAACATAGTAACCCGCGGGATCTGTCTTATAAATGGATGGGCCTAATTCTTCGTCTACAGAAACAAATGTAAGTATAACACCCAATGGCCTCATATATGCTCTTTGAGTATAGATTTGGGAAAGGTTGGCCATTCTCTTGGCCAAAACGTCGCATGGCATGTCATAACCGTATTTATAACGGAATTCCGCGGCTTCAGCCTTAGCCCTTAGGGCTGCATTCCTTGCATCTGGTATTGGCCCGTTTACCACCATACCGATCGTTCTGGATATGgaaaatatatatgaaaCAGTAGCTGGATCCAACAATTTGTCAgggacttttttttgacttaTCACCACAGTACAGTTCTTACCTCTGACCGCCAATGAGTTTATATTAGTTTGGTTGGTGGCTTTGAAGGCATACTCTACCTGATATAAACGACCCTCGGGGGAAAAGATGGTAATGTGTCTGTCATAACCAGCAGCAGATGCAGCAGCAGCACCGGACATAATTCTGATATATTTACTTGCCTTTTCGTCTGCCCGTTTATTCCTTGATATCAAAACTAGTAAATAGGTCCTTTATATTGGCCTTTTCGCTTGCGGTGGCAAATTGGTGTAAGGTGTCTCGTCCTTCGTGATAACACATTTAAGGGTTGCAACAGTCAAAGTACAAGAGCTTGATCTATCCATGTCATAATTGCTTttggaagctgaagaatGTCTGCAACCATACACATTCAATATATTATCAGTATAGCAAGTTTGGTACAAGATAGATGGTAATGGACGAAAAATTGCTGGATTTAAGGTCTCAACTTGGGTTTTACAAGTTTTATCACCATGACCCTAAAAACGTATTGATCCACGCCATATTTGTTCCCACCATCCTCTTCAGTAGTTTAAGTATGCTTCATAGAATTAAGCTATATCATGGCATTTCATTGACTGCTTTGATAAGTGTTTTATTCTTCATATTCTATTGTCTTTTATATTTGCCCACTGGACTTTTAGCAgggttttttttgctttcaTTAAATCTTGCCCTAGTCGATCACAGAATTCATTTATCATTCAAACAGGAACTAAGTTTGTTTGTGATTGGATGGATTTTCCAGTTTGTTGGCCATGGCGtctttgagaaaaagagacCAGCTTTGATGGACAATTTGGTTCAGAGCTTGGTACTAGCACCGTATTTCATAATGTTcgagtttcttttcaaaataggTTGCATGCCTCAACTAAAGGCCAACCTGGAACATGATCTTGAAGTCAAACAAaaggatttggaaaactcacgcaataaaaatgagtgaagtattttttttgaaatacatATAGAGCCCTAGGCACTTGTAGAACCTACATATACATTCTGGGAGGGGCCCCATTACAAGTTGTATCAATGATGTTATAgtgaaataaataaataattaGATGAGTACTTTAAAGtacaaataaataataaataagtaGTTTTGGTTCCCAGAGAAGTGTGAACTGCTTGTTACAACACATGTTTCAATCCCCAAACATAGAAAAAACTTTGGCAGCGGTTACCAGTCCTGGTGAACAGTGTCAAAAGTAGTGACGGCcgcctttctttttgggaTGTTATCAAACTTCAATAATTTAGACCCACCTTCCAAAAATGAGTATTTATCTCTTCTCAAAGCTTCATATTTGGAAATGaactcttctttttgcaaTGTGATACCAATGTCATCAAGACCGTTAACCAAACAGTGCTTTCTGAAGGGTTCTATCTCAAAATGATCGACAAGTACATTACCATTGGAATCCAAAATCCTTTGGTTTGGCAAATCAACGCATAGCTTGCCACCCTTGTTGGCAATAGGGATTAATTTGTCAATAATGATTTGTTGATCTAATCTTATTGGCAATAAGCCATTCTTGAAAGAGTTATTGTAGAAAATATCACCGTAAGAAGGTGCGATAATAGATTTTATAccaaaatctttcaaagcCCATGGCGCATGTTCTCTTGAGGAACCACAACCGAAATTGTCACCAGTAACAATTAATATTTCAGCTTTTCTCCAAGGTTCCACATTTAATACGAAATCTGTTTCTTGGTCCTTACCTTGGTCGTCTTTATGGAAACGCCATTCATAGAACAAACCTTTCTTTAAACCCGTTCTCTTGATGGTCTTTAAAAATTGTTTTGGAATAATAGCGTCTGTGTCAACGTTAGCCTTGTCCAATGGTGCACTGATACCCTCCAAAGTCAAAAATGGCTTCATGCTGGAAGAACTAGGCTTGGTAGGTGCATCATTCGACTTTGTTGGAATATCCTTTAGTTCATCGTTGGCTACATCCTGTGGAGCGTCTTCTGGTTGGGCGGGTTCGACGTGATCGTAAGCAGCGCTTTCCAGTtctctttcatcttctgaaGTAACTTCAAGTTTTGGGCTACCTTCATCTTGACTCttatattcaaattctCTGATATCTATGAAGTGACCAGAGATACCGGCGGCAGCAGCCATTGCTGGAGACATTAAATGTGTACGAGACAAGGCACCTTGACGaccttcaaaatttctgtTAGATGTGGAAGCACAACGTTCGTAGGCATTCAGAATATCAGGGTTCATACCTAAACACATTGAACAACCGGCTTC comes from the Saccharomyces kudriavzevii IFO 1802 strain IFO1802 genome assembly, chromosome: 7 genome and includes:
- the SCL1 gene encoding proteasome core particle subunit alpha 1 (similar to Saccharomyces cerevisiae SCL1 (YGL011C); ancestral locus Anc_4.110); the protein is MSGAAAASAAGYDRHITIFSPEGRLYQVEYAFKATNQTNINSLAVRGKNCTVVISQKKVPDKLLDPATVSYIFSISRTIGMVVNGPIPDARNAALRAKAEAAEFRYKYGYDMPCDVLAKRMANLSQIYTQRAYMRPLGVILTFVSVDEELGPSIYKTDPAGYYVGYKATATGPKQQEITTNLENHFKKSKIDHIKEESWEKVVEFAITHMIDALGTEFSKNDLEVGVAIKDKFFTLNAENIEKRLVAIAEQD
- the MPO1 gene encoding 2-hydroxy-palmitic acid dioxygenase MPO1 (similar to Saccharomyces cerevisiae YGL010W; ancestral locus Anc_4.109), whose translation is MDEKLLDLRSQLGFYKFYHHDPKNVLIHAIFVPTILFSSLSMLHRIKLYHGISLTALISVLFFIFYCLLYLPTGLLAGFFLLSLNLALVDHRIHLSFKQELSLFVIGWIFQFVGHGVFEKKRPALMDNLVQSLVLAPYFIMFEFLFKIGCMPQLKANLEHDLEVKQKDLENSRNKNE